The genomic stretch ATGAAATACAGATAACCCATCTTCAAATCGCTCAAACCGTATCTGTAATAAGGGCGATGTCCAAGGTAAATATAACGCCGTTATCAACGTGAATATATCTTCGGAATTTTCCCGCACAAAACCCCAGAAATCTTGACGCTGCGGGTCGTAATAATACGCCTCTAATACCCCATAGTTTTCATAAAACTTCTGCTTTTGTGCCATTTCCCGACGGGTGTTTTTGGGGGATAGAATCTCGAACACCACTTGAGGGGCAATGTTATCTTCTTCCCATTGTTTGTAACTGCCTCGATATCCCATCGGACGACCTAAAGCGACCATTACATCGGGCGCTTGGCAGGGGGCGGGCGGTTCGCTGACTTGCACGGGATACCATAGCAAATCTCCCGCAACAAAGGCAATTTTATCTTTCAATAAATGCTTGAGATTGGTCGCTAAACGAACAATCCACTCATACTGCTCGGTGTTATCTGCCATCGGTTTCCCGTCTGAATCGGGATATAGGGTTTGGGAAGAGAGGGGGGTTTGAACCATAAAATCCGACCCGCAACTGTCAATTGAGATAAATTGATTATAACGGGAGTTACAGATTAGCAATTACCCCTAAGTAAGGGGGCGTAAAAAAGTTAACCAGAATTGTAGGGCGGGTTTACTCTAAAACCTTTGCCAAGAGCGCAATTCCCGGTCTGAAAACCCGCCTCCCTATGTTCTATTTAATATACAACCCCCTACTGATTAACCCCAATGCCTCTGACAAAAAACAAAAACTCAAGTGTTTTGCCTAACCTAAACTGACGTTATTTTCGGTTATCCCAAACGGCGATCGCCTCCAAGATTTGCTCGTCTGCCTTTAATTTGGGAACGCGATCGCCGCAGCCATCTTTCCCCCACAAGCCAATCGATTTTACCGGCAACGCGATCGCGCGCTGACTGGTAGTAACGATCGTAATTTGTTCGCGATCGGACGGACACAGAACCAGACTCGCGAGGCGATCGCCCTTTTCACTAAATTGCAGCGCTTGCGTGCCGATATCGCTGCGCTGGGCGAGGCGAATCGCACTCAGGGGGATGCGTTTGGCAAATCCCATCCGCGTCACTAAAAAGAGATTTTGTTCCGGACGCAACACGGCGCAACCGACGACTTCTTCGCCCACCCGCAGGCGAGTTGCTTGGTTCCCCTGGGCGCTTCGTCCCATTAAAGGTAACTGCATTTCGTCGATCGCGAGGCGCAAAATTCGCCCCCCCGAGGTCGCGATCGCCACTTCATCCCCCTCCCGCGCTAAACCGAGATAGATCGCGCGATCGCCTTCTTTCAATTTCATCAACATCGCACCGCGATTGCTTAACTCCCCTAACTCCGTCGCCGCCAAACGCTTAATCTTCCCCTGCTGGCTCAGCAGCACCAAAGAAACGGCATTCAGGTCTTCTGGAACAAAAAAGTACGCTGAAGTCGCTTCTCGCTTGCTCTGGACGCTCGCGGGAAGATATTTAATTAGGGGTACAGCTTTCCCCGTTATCGGCACTTCGTTGAGGGCGACGGGATAAGCTTTCCCATTTTCAGTTACGGCGACAAAGGTTTCTCGTCCCGCGATCGCCTCCCGAAAAACGATCGCATCCTCGCCCTTACTCGGCATCTTATCTGACACCGGCGGCGCAGCGTGGAGGTAAATCCCGCCCTTACGACTGACTTCTACTACCGCTGCTTCCGGAAGGCGAGATCTCGGCGCAACCTCAATCTCCAACTCCAGCGCCAACGAGTCTTCCTCCTTTTTACGTTTACCCTTAGCGGGCAATTGCGTCTCCCCCTCTCCTCGTCTCCCCCTCTCCTCGTCTCCCCCTCTCCTCGTCTCCCCCTCTCCCGTCCCTCTCACCCGCACGATCCGAGTACGGCGTTCGTCCCCAAACTTCCGCTTCAAGGCGCGCAAATCCTTCTTTAAGACCTTTAAGAACTCGCCGCGATCGCCCAATAGCAGTTGCAAGCGCGCAATCGCACCTTGCAGTTCCTCGTATTCAGCCTTCAACTTCTGCCGCTCCAGACCCGTCAAGCGGCGCAACGGCATCGCTAAAATGGAATCGGCTTGCGTTTCGCTCAAATCCAACCGTTCTTGCAGCGCCATTTTTGCTGTCGTCCCGTCGGCGGCATTTCTGAGAATTTCGATCGTCGCATCTAACTGCGAAAGAGCGCTCAGTAATCCTTGCACTAGATGAATTCGTCGTTGTGCCTGTTCGAGTTCGTAGCTGTAGCGGCGCGTCAGCGTTTGCTCGCGGAACTGCAAAAATTCTTGCAGCAATTCGCGCAGGGTTAACTGACAGGGTTTATTATTGACCAGTGCCAGCATAATCGCCCCAAAGTTGGTTTGCAGGGCCGTTTGTCGGTAGAGTTGCTCTAAAATTGTTTTGGCATTAGCATCGCGCTTGGTTTCGATGACAACGCGCATCCCCTCGCGATCGCTTTCGTCGCGAATGTCGGCAATCCCCTCAATTTTGGTCTGATTGACTAATTCAGCCACTTTTTCAATCCAACCCGCCTTATTCACTTGATAGGGCAGTTCGGTGACGATAATTGCGTCGATTTCTTTGCGCCGTTTCTTCCCGGCGTTCATGCGTTCGATGCGCGCTACGCCTCGCACCGGAATAATCCCGCGTCCGGTCGCGTAAGTTTCGCGCAATCCTTCCACGGCTACAATTTCCCCTCCGGTGGGAAAATCCGGCCCCGGGATTAATTCCCAGAGTTTTTCATCGGCGAGATCGGGCTTATCGATCAGGGCGATTAAACCATCGACAATTTCTCCGAGGTTATGGGGGGGAATATTTGTGGCCATTCCCACGGCAATTCCCGCACAGCCGTTGAGTAATAATAAGGGAAGCTGAGCGGGCAGAACGACGGGTTCTTGTTGGGAGTTGTCAAAATTGCTGGCGTAGTCTACCGTCGCTTCGCCGATCTCGGTTAGCATTGCATCCTGCGCGATCGCAGCTAGACGAGTTTCCGTATAGCGCATCGCTGCTGGCGGATCGTTATCGACCGAACCGAAGTTCCCGTGTCCGGAGAGGAGCGGATAGCGACTGGAGAATTCTTGTACCATGCGTACTAGGGCATCGTATACCGCTTGGTCGCCATGCGGGTGATACTTCCCCAGAACGTCTCCGACTACGCGCGCGCATTTGCGGTACGGGCGATCGGGCGTTAATCCCAGTTCGTGCATGGCGTATAAAATGCGTCGATGCACGGGTTTGAGTCCGTCTCGCACGTCGGGAAGCGCTCGCCCGACAATGACGCTCATGGCATATTCTAGATAAGACCGTTCCATTTCCGTATGGAGGGCGGTCGGAATAATTTGACCGGTCTCTAACAGGTTTAACTGTTTTGCCATGAGTTTCTTGTTCCTCTACTGCGATAGCCAAAAGGGATGACGGATGGCCATTGTAATGGCACGATTACAAAAGTCGAACCAATATCTTTTTCTCTCGTTTGTCCCGATCTCACCCGATCTATTTTTCAATTAACAGCTATGACAACCGTTTTGATTGTAGAAGACGATCCGATCAATCTTCGCGTTTTTTCTAAGATTCTTACGAAGCGGGGAGGCTTGGAAGTTCAAAGTACCGAAGATGTGGAAGAGGTGATGAGAGCCGCACAATCGCGGGAAATTGACATTATTTTGATGGATGTTTCCCTCGCCCACAGCGTTTACCAAGGTAAGTCGGTGGATGGGATTAAAATTACCCAAATGCTTAAGCAGGATCCGAAGACTGCCGATTTGCCGATTATTTTAGTAACCGCTC from Oscillatoria sp. FACHB-1406 encodes the following:
- a CDS encoding Uma2 family endonuclease; this encodes MVQTPLSSQTLYPDSDGKPMADNTEQYEWIVRLATNLKHLLKDKIAFVAGDLLWYPVQVSEPPAPCQAPDVMVALGRPMGYRGSYKQWEEDNIAPQVVFEILSPKNTRREMAQKQKFYENYGVLEAYYYDPQRQDFWGFVRENSEDIFTLITALYLPWTSPLLQIRFERFEDGLSVFHPDGELFADPEASMLERDEAILREEETRAKLSKALAKLQELGIDPEML
- a CDS encoding response regulator; amino-acid sequence: MTTVLIVEDDPINLRVFSKILTKRGGLEVQSTEDVEEVMRAAQSREIDIILMDVSLAHSVYQGKSVDGIKITQMLKQDPKTADLPIILVTAHAMEGDRENFLKQSGADGYISKPVVDHQEFVSQILQHLPGG
- a CDS encoding DNA topoisomerase (ATP-hydrolyzing) encodes the protein MAKQLNLLETGQIIPTALHTEMERSYLEYAMSVIVGRALPDVRDGLKPVHRRILYAMHELGLTPDRPYRKCARVVGDVLGKYHPHGDQAVYDALVRMVQEFSSRYPLLSGHGNFGSVDNDPPAAMRYTETRLAAIAQDAMLTEIGEATVDYASNFDNSQQEPVVLPAQLPLLLLNGCAGIAVGMATNIPPHNLGEIVDGLIALIDKPDLADEKLWELIPGPDFPTGGEIVAVEGLRETYATGRGIIPVRGVARIERMNAGKKRRKEIDAIIVTELPYQVNKAGWIEKVAELVNQTKIEGIADIRDESDREGMRVVIETKRDANAKTILEQLYRQTALQTNFGAIMLALVNNKPCQLTLRELLQEFLQFREQTLTRRYSYELEQAQRRIHLVQGLLSALSQLDATIEILRNAADGTTAKMALQERLDLSETQADSILAMPLRRLTGLERQKLKAEYEELQGAIARLQLLLGDRGEFLKVLKKDLRALKRKFGDERRTRIVRVRGTGEGETRRGGDEERGRRGEGETQLPAKGKRKKEEDSLALELEIEVAPRSRLPEAAVVEVSRKGGIYLHAAPPVSDKMPSKGEDAIVFREAIAGRETFVAVTENGKAYPVALNEVPITGKAVPLIKYLPASVQSKREATSAYFFVPEDLNAVSLVLLSQQGKIKRLAATELGELSNRGAMLMKLKEGDRAIYLGLAREGDEVAIATSGGRILRLAIDEMQLPLMGRSAQGNQATRLRVGEEVVGCAVLRPEQNLFLVTRMGFAKRIPLSAIRLAQRSDIGTQALQFSEKGDRLASLVLCPSDREQITIVTTSQRAIALPVKSIGLWGKDGCGDRVPKLKADEQILEAIAVWDNRK